One part of the Bombus terrestris chromosome 13, iyBomTerr1.2, whole genome shotgun sequence genome encodes these proteins:
- the LOC100643905 gene encoding piezo-type mechanosensitive ion channel component isoform X10: MSKYWLNVALLRVVLPLVLTGCIIWRPVGLSLVYLALMLYSPHVPVPDAKTMAGHTGHYLKTCIGLSFLTAVSQLTFHIVLLALPAYGHFLHNCESMEMIFRHIGFVRLDSASAWEIFFWLTPELIVLPTSIMVYLICRFLSRRNVTDEEDNASLHRNAEAAKKSADSTAKIINFLGRIGTYVVLASLCITAALKPSVEGGFYFLVFLGAATWWACNKELRKGFAILCRIVMVVVILHILALLSYQNQVPQELIPVNSTWQRYFALSPVYQTNCTDPRDVEYTTDANWLIYGYFLRLFWLYYVLALQSQFLSKKPNVAFTNEAFQAKKVKRLSGKLENLDTPLSRHVSIRRRTPSQRWQSARRKARLMRFGSGRTGLLQDSTGSVIVQDGHQDDNIQMQSLSEATPDEQSGIIEHIIMAVYSIFQLIINSSYLATNIIMMTWSIMYHSWTTFALLLWALILWMVPNKRASMMKCSPFIVIYAMLLLLVQYIYSMDLTEEELPTKINGISVSEIGFSKSEQLSRWHLVVKCLFISMFWITMRQYTAERTRQRRSSALRDMVAPLHVSVSTATAAMNHEAPEIKSKFMKDVGILLKKLLTKFWIAVVAIMLFISGITGERMTVFRIIYMSLFLVLIITFQISWTVWRKMMYTFWITVIGYSVIMLILVYTYQFHNFPEYWNYLHIDEDLQKDIGLEIYETKDLFVRLLTPTFFVIITVLQIHYFHKDFLEVTDIEKFGTEESPRIERSSLGHSPILTMPPSSPGEVFLVEEEKEHIYSLRQLKEMSKLERLQLLHNVIQQLLNLYNYTWLFFEIHMQKIIFISVMIFCVNDVCAINFVFVLILVIMINSRRNVQICTANTIAAIIAILMVVKMLYQIQYIDHNNWNINCTKFPSENQTQYGSNNTMYNIAEWFGIKKGEPGHLAELLKGYIGILVVTTLRKIIRIRQCFYRKAHNKPLDTPQVMFPSITREDADKGVPQCLKFLFNYGFYKFGVEFCLIGIVALIGTRLDFYSVLYSIWLLLFFSLRRKAISRIWPFFKFFGIILLPIQYSFVVAPPSWFCIEYPWSESKTLRGLQEWMYLPDPDFPPNARKLMCDFILLMMVVRQSLVFQIEERSTATNREFPAGHNYSVYENMEKPNFINPVKDYVSHIHCWLDIIKRGVLISLMWITLSIMFLAGTERTNLFSLGYLIGAFVFLWQGSDFYLRPVKTILKWWNLLIGYNVVVIFSKALLQGVGCVLIEQLQVLACPLIQLFGITCLRKFRSSVSDIVLEKLDCEVPQEDIGMVWDGLCFGFLLLQKRLFKSYYFFHIVDETKAMSILASRGAELLEELHQKRIEIQENVEKNVLQKLKFKMDKIKANQRKIQGPSYREPQIHAVDTLYPGTRPLYRVRAPKTNREAVRSGDYYMFDDLDDDDVTDLIPDTESEKKEAEKRHEAEKRGRRMTISEAADKTSLASADMETDEKDAAAAERDKTPVPTDDEYGEDKPDEKEEETQEDEQKVSIATYFKFIIVMVNSTLTSMTKYLNRFSRDYRYIRKVLTKEKKVLKTKPDFRMGMRLGITQIWQPIPVMKQGSTNGNAEESYDAGEGPNQPRPQEERKSSSLMVPHIRILAPSLERGLDISSSSSLFSEISPVQHDDEGGALSEVDQPPIIQLLASIWFGVLAHSCLLCYFMVFLHQIKNASVLSTPLPLMVFCWGSLTIPRPSKTFWITLIAYTEAIVIVKCIFQLEVLPWNRDAAPNNPLFTPRIMGVERKHNYALWDLLLLLMVFFHRFMLKSLGQWTSPSLKPRKIIPSTLTVVPAKPPPPENRGQGESASLQEEEGGSTVRTPKGATLNLRAAGEGENAQATNEYEKLVAVQGEEISPMNEEFNKAMNMTVNKYKEPMKDFFQKILSPISKEKTNVYAYMFLCDFFNFLLLIFGFSAFGTQQGDGGVTAYLQENRVPMPFLLMLLLQFALIVIDRALFLKKSIVGKLIFHYFLIFGVHIWMFFILPSVTERQFNERLPPQIWYMVKCFYLLLAAYQLRQGYPTRILGNFLCKKYSIVNYVLFKVFMLVPFLFELRAVMDWIWTDTSMTIMDWFKMEDIFANIYQIKCMRGVETDFPQPRGVKKKQMSKYLIGGGALFFMIGLIWFPLLLFALGGTVGVSNLPYDVSMKIRIGPYEPIYSMSAQSSSIIEYDETDFTRFSNLYARDRPAVTFLENYIHSDVAAVRLSGFSRKLWSISPPDLDRLITELEDNSTTVVIHVEWTVSRKTDAKDASGITTQVRDIRLPPYENNEFNPVRRTLANMLSSNDSTVHNGTITLQYAFPKFLKVTGRTTDVVPQLMRMPKWLDDNVEEDDENHLYRDVSLHLSTDADCCARQKWWIVKEVCNDTLYDQLLKRVPLNNCKYIMMFLFNDKTFPEGLSFISGFGILGLYTTAVIVISQMMRKVVSDMAPKIMFDDLPYVDRILRLCLDIYLVRESGELCLEEDLFAKLIFLYRSPETLIRWTRPPEEGERTDNEDQDDVDEDAVAPRGESRDVSRRE; this comes from the exons ATGTCCAAGTATTGGCTGAACGTGGCCCTCCTCAGGGTTGTGCTGCCGCTTGTCTTGACAGGAT GTATAATATGGCGACCTGTAGGATTGTCTCTGGTTTACTTGGCTCTGATGCTATACTCGCCCCATGTGCCGGTACCAGACGCGAAAACAATGGCTGGCCACACAGGGCACTATTTAAAAACTTGCATCGGCCTGTCTTTTCTCACAGCAGTCAGCCAACTCACTTTTCACATAGTTCTATTAGCTCTACCTGCCTATGGTCACTTCCTTCACAATT GCGAATCGATGGAAATGATCTTCAGGCACATAGGTTTTGTAAGACTAGATAGCGCTTCTGCCTGGGAAATCTTCTTCTGGTTGACGCCAGAGTTAATCGTCTTACCCACTAGTATAATGGTGTATCTCATATGTCGGTTTCTATCACGAAGGAACGTTACCGACGAGGAAGATAATGCATCGTTACATCGAAACGCTGAAGCTGCGAAGAAAAGCGCTGACAGCACCGCCAAG ATCATCAACTTCCTAGGACGAATTGGGACCTACGTAGTTCTAGCGTCATTGTGCATCACAGCAGCCCTGAAACCATCAGTTGAAGGTGGTTTCTATTTTCTCGTCTTCCTAGGAGCCGCAACTTGGTGGGCATGTAACAAAGAGCTCCGAAAGGGCTTTGCTATATTATGCAGGATTGTGATGGTCGTTGTGATTCTTCACATCCTGGCTTTGCTCAGCTACCAGAATCAAGTGCCTCAGGAGCTAATACCCGTAAATAGCACCTGGCAACGTTATTTCGCATTGTCTCCAGTTTACCAAACGAATTGCACTGACCCGAGAGACGTAGAGTACACAACCGATGCCAATTGGTTAATTTATGGCTACTTCTTAAGGCTCTTTTGGCTTTATTACGTTCTGGCGTTGCAGTCACAGTTCCTGAGCAAAAAGCCG AACGTTGCTTTTACTAACGAGGCGTTCCAGGCAAAGAAAGTGAAACGTTTGAGCGGAAAGCTGGAGAATCTGGACACTCCATTGTCCAGACACGTTTCCATCAGGAGAAGAACTCCATCTCAGAGATGGCAATCAGCGCGACGAAAGGCTCGT TTGATGCGATTTGGATCCGGGAGAACGGGGCTACTGCAAGATTCGACCGGAAGTGTCATTGTCCAGGATGGTCATCAGGATGACAACATTCAGATGCAAAGTCTCAGTGAAG CTACTCCAGACGAGCAATCCGGAATCATCGAACATATCATTATGGCTGTATATTCCATCTTCCAATTGATAATCAATTCATCCTATCTTGCTACGAATATCATAATGATG ACTTGGAGTATAATGTACCACAGTTGGACAACGTTTGCGCTGTTATTATGGGCCTTGATTCTCTGGATGGTGCCTAATAAACGCGCTTCCATGATGAAATGCTCGCCGTTTATCGTTATCTATGCAATGCTTTTGCTTCTCGTTCAGTACATTTATAGCATGGATCTGACAGAAGAAGAACTACCAACGAAGATAAACGGAATAAGTGTGTCGGAGATTGGTTTCAGCAAATCTGAACAACTTAGCCGGTGGCATTTAGTCGTCAAg TGTCTGTTCATATCTATGTTCTGGATAACTATGAGACAATATACCGCTGAAAGAACCAGACAAAGACGTTCTTCAGCGTTGAGAGACATGGTAGCGCCGTTACATGTCTCTGTTTCGACAGCTACCGCGGCGATGAATCACGAAGCGCCGGAAATCAAAAGCAAATTCATGAAAGATGTTGGCATACtcttgaaaaaattattaaccAAATTTTGGATCGCCGTAGTGGCTATCATGCTATTTATCTCTGGAATCACCGGCGAACGTATGACCGTCTTCAGGATCATTTATATGTCCCTGTTCTTAGTTTTAATCATCACTTTCCAG atATCATGGACAGTATGGAGGAAGATGATGTACACATTCTGGATTACAGTCATTGGTTACTCCGTAATCATGCTGATTCTCGTGTACACTTAccaatttcataatttcccgGAATATTGGAACTATCTCCATATTGACGAGGACTTGCAGAAGGACATTGGTTTAGAAATATACGAGACCAAGGATCTATTTGTTAGATTACTGACGCCAACGTTCTTCGTAATTATCACTGTCCTCCAGATTCATTATTTCCATAAAGATTTCTTGGAAGTGACCGATATCGAGAAATTTGG aacTGAAGAGAGTCCTCGAATCGAACGATCGAGTCTTGGCCATTCACCGATTTTAACCATGCCACCATCTTCACCGGGAGAAGTTTTCCTTgttgaagaagagaaagaacatATATACTCCTTAAGACAGTTAAAAG aaaTGTCGAAACTGGAGCGGCTACagttacttcataacgtaatacagcaactcttaaatttgtataattatactTGGCTCTTCTTTGAAATTCACATGCAAAAGATCATTTTCATTTCTGTGATGATTTTCTGTGTCAACGAT gtCTGTGCtattaattttgtattcgtCTTGATACTGGTTATCATGATCAATTCTCgaagaaatgttcaaatatgTACTGCCAACACGATCGCCGCGATAATTGCCATTCTGATGGTCGTAAAAATGCTATATCAAATTCAGTATATCGATCACAATAACTGGAATATTAATTGCacg AAATTTCCATCTGAAAATCAAACTCAGTATGGCAGCAATAACACGATGTACAATATCGCAGAGTGGTTTGGAATAAAAAAAGGAGAGCCAGGACATTTGGCAGAATTATTGAAGGGTTACATAGGAATCTTAGTGGTGACTACTCTCAGAAAAATCATCAGAATTCGACAGTGTTTCTATAGAAAAGCACATAACAAACCTTTGGACACTCCTCAAGTTATGTTCCCTTCTATCACCAGAGAAGACGCTGACAAAGGAGTACCACAGTGCTTGAAATTCCTTTTCAATTATGGATTCTATAAGTTTGGCGTTGAATTCTGTTTGATAGGAATAGTGGCACTCATTGGAACCAGATTAGATTTCTATTCTGTCCTTTATAGCATTTGGCTTTTACTATTCTTCTCTTTGAGAAGAAAAGCAATATCCAGAATTTGGCCTTTCTTCAAGTTCTTTGGTATAATTTTACTACCTATTCAGTATTCTTTCGTTGTGGCTCCACCATCTTGGTTTTGTATAg AGTATCCATGGAGTGAATCCAAAACTTTGAGGGGTTTGCAAGAGTGGATGTATTTACCTGATCCTGACTTTCCACCAAACGCTAGAAAATTAATGT gTGATTTTATTCTGCTAATGATGGTCGTCAGACAAAGTCTCGTCTTCCAAATAGAAGAAAGAAGCACAGCGACTAACAGAGAATTTCCAGCTGGTCATAATTATTCCGTCTACGAAAATATGGAGAAACCAAATTTCATCAATCCTGTGAAGGATTACGTGTCACATATTCACTGTTGGTTAGACATAATTAAACGAGGCGTATTAATAAGTCTCATGTGGATCACTTTGTCGATCATGTTCCTGGCTGGAACAGAAAGGACTAATCTCTTCTCGTTGGGTTATTTAATTGGTGCATTCGTATTCCTCTGGCAAGGAAGTGACTTTTACTTGAGACCAGTGAAAACCATCTTGAAATGGTGGAATCTTCTAATCGGTTACAATGTGGTCGTCATATTTTCCAAGGCTTTGCTTCAGGGTGTAGGTTGCGTGCTGATAGAACAG cTGCAAGTGTTAGCGTGTCCACTGATTCAGCTATTCGGTATAACTTGTCTAAGAAAATTCCGAAGTTCAGTGAGCGACATAGTTCTGGAAAAATTGGATTGCGAGGTGCCACAAGAAGATATCGGCATGGTCTGGGATGGTCTATGCTTTGGCTTCCTGTTACTCCAGAAACGACTGTTCAAGAGTTATTACTTCTTCCACATAGTAGATGAAACGAAAGCTATGAGCATCCTAGCGTCTAGAGGGGCGGAGTTATTAGAAGAACTGCACCAGAAGCGCATCGAAATTCAAGAAAACGTTGAGAAGAACGTGTTGCAGAAGTTGAAGTTTAAAATGGATAAAATCAAAGCTAACCAGAGAAAAATACAAGGACCTAGTTACAGGGAACCACAGATACACGCAGTTG ATACTCTCTATCCAGGAACACGGCCGTTGTACAGAGTTCGCGCCCCAAAGACCAACAGAGAGG CTGTCAGATCAGGCGATTACTACATGTTCGACGACCTGGACGACGACGACGTGACCGATCTGATCCCGGACACTGAATCCGAAAAAAAAGAAGCGGAGAAACGTCATGAAGCTGAAAAACGCGGCAGAAGAATGACCATTTCCGAG GCCGCTGACAAAACAAGTCTCGCGTCGGCGGACATGGAAACCGATGAAAAAGATGCGGCCGCGGCAGAACGTGATAAAACACCAGTGCCAACAGACGACGAATATGGAGAAGATAAACCAGATGAAAAGGAGGAGGAGACACAGGAGGATGAGCAAAAAGTATCAATTGCTACGTACTTCAAATTCATTATAGTGATGGTTAATAGCACCCTGACGTCGATGACCAAGTACTTGAACAGATTTTCGCGTGACTATAGATACATTCGCAAGGTtttaacgaaagaaaagaaagtattaAAG ACAAAACCAGACTTCCGGATGGGAATGCGATTGGGAATCACTCAAATATGGCAGCCAATTCCTGTGATGAAACAAGG ATCGACTAATGGAAATGCCGAGGAATCTTACGATGCTGGCGAGGGACCTAACCAACCACGACCGCAGGAAGAAAG GAAAAGCAGCTCGTTGATGGTCCCTCATATTCGAATTTTGGCACCGAGTTTGGAGCGAGGATTGGACATATCCTCCTCCAG CTCACTATTCTCCGAAATCTCACCTGTCCAACACGATGACGAAGGTGGTGCACTGTCTGAAGTCGATCAACCACCGATAATCCAATTATTGGCATCTATTTGGTTTGGAGTCCTGGCACATTCGTGTCTACTTTGTTACTTCATGGTATTCCTTCATCAGATTAAAAATGCATCCGTCCTTTCCACGCCTTTGCCTCTCATGGTGTTCTGCTGGGGTTCGTTAACCATTCCACGACCCTCGAAAACATTTTGGATAACGTTGATCGCGTACACCgag GCAATTGTGATAGTAAAATGCATTTTCCAATTGGAAGTATTGCCCTGGAATCGAGATGCTGCACCGAATAATCCTCTATTTACTCCTAGAATTATGGGCGTTGAACGCAAACATAATTATGCTTTGTGGGATCTGCTGTTACTTCTCATGGTGTTCTTTCATAG ATTTATGCTGAAATCATTAGGGCAATGGACATCCCCATCCCTAAAACCAAGAAAAATTATTCCTTCCACTTTAACTGTAGTTCCAGCCAAGCCTCCACCACCAGAAAATAGAGGTCAAGGAGAATCTGCATCGctacaagaagaagaagg cgGTAGTACCGTAAGAACACCTAAAGGAGCAACTCTGAATCTTCGCGCAGCAGGCGAGGGTGAAAATGCGCAAGCCACAaatgaatatgaaaaattagtagCCGTTCAAGGAGAAGAAATCAGTCCCATGAACGAAGAGTTCAATAAAGCCATGAATATGAC tgtaaataaatacaaagaacCAATGAAAGATTTCTTCCAAAAAATTCTTAGCCCAATTAGCAAAGAAAAGACGAacgtatatgcatatatgttcCTGTgtgatttctttaatttcttgcTACTCATTTTTGGATTTTCTGCATTTGGG ACACAACAAGGAGACGGTGGTGTTACAGCCTATTTACAAGAAAATCGAGTTCCGATGCCATTCTTACTGATGTTACTGCTACAGTTTGCATTGATAGTTATCGATAGAGCCTTGTTCTTAAAGAAATCAATCGTAGGCAAACTAATTTTCCATTACTTTCTTATATTTGGCGTTCACATTTGGATGTTCTTCATATTGCCAAGTGTTACCGAACG ACAATTTAATGAGAGGCTTCCACCGCAAATTTGGTACATGGTCAAGTGCTTCTACCTCTTGTTAGCGGCTTATCAATTAAGACAAGGCTATCCGACACGAATACTTGGCAACTTCCTCTGCAAGAAATACAGCATTGTCAACTATGTCTTATTCAAAGT ATTCATGTTAGTCCCATTCTTATTCGAATTAAGGGCAGTAATGGACTGGATCTGGACGGACACTTCCATGACGATAATGGATTGGTTCAAAATGGAAGATATTTTCGCCAATATTTATCAAATCAAG TGTATGCGAGGCGTAGAAACGGATTTCCCTCAGCCACGAGGTGtaaagaagaaacaaatgaGCAAGTACTTAATCGGTGGTGGTGCTCTCTTCTTCATGATTGGATTAATATGGTTCCCCTTGCTCTTATTTGCACTTGGTGGCACAGTTGGTGTTTCTAATCTACCCTACGacgtttcaatgaaaattaGAATTGGTCCTTATGAACCAATTTACTCTATGTCGGCACAAAGTAGCTCTATCATCGAATACGACGAAACTGATTTCACGAGATTTTCGAATTTGTACGCGAGAGATAGACCTGCAGTCACTTTCCTGGAGAACTATATACATTCTGATGTCGCTGCCGTGAGATTGAGTGGGTTCTCTCGAAAATTATGGAGTATATCTCCGCCAGACTTAGATAG ACTGATAACAGAATTAGAAGATAATAGCACAACCGTGGTCATCCACGTAGAGTGGACGGTGTCTCGAAAAACGGACGCGAAAGATGCCAGTGGGATAACGACACAAGTGAGAGATATAAGATTGCCACCGTATGAAAACAATGAATTTAATCCTGTGAGAAGAACGTTAGCTAATATGCTCTCTAGCAATGACTCAACCGTGCATAATGGTACTATCACCTTGCAATATGCGTTTCCCAAGTTTTTGAAAGTGACTGGTCGAACCACTGACGTCGTTCCGCAATTAATGCGAATGC CGAAATGGCTTGATGACAATGTAGAGGAAGACGATGAGAATCATCTGTACAGGGATGTTAGTCTTCATTTATCTACCGACGCAGATTGTTGTGCTCGTCAGAAATGGTGGATCGTTAAAGAAGTTTGCAATGATACTTTATACGATCAGCTATTAAAGAGAGTGCCCTTAAATAACTGCAAGTACATCATGATGTTCTTGTTCAATGATAAAACGTTCCCCGAGGGGTTGAGCTTTATCAGTGGATTTGG AATCTTAGGTTTGTACACTACCGCGGTGATAGTCATAAGTCAAATGATGAGGAAGGTAGTCAGTGACATGGCGCCGAAGATTATGTTCGATGACTTACCCTACGTCGATAGAATACTAAGATTATGCTTAGATATTTATTTGGTCCGTGAAAGTGGAGAATTGTGTCTCGAGGAAGACTTGTTCGCCAAATTAATATTCCTCTACAGATCACCGGAGACGTTGATCAG ATGGACAAGGCCACccgaagaaggagagagaactGACAATGAAGATCAAGATGATGTAGATGAGGATGCTGTGGCACCAAGAGGAGAATCTCGAGATGTTTCTCGTAGAGAATAA